One window of the Streptomyces asoensis genome contains the following:
- a CDS encoding N-acetylglucosamine kinase — translation MTVGAGPADGAGTGTAVGSGSGILAVDSGGSGLRVVLGTAERGALAQRSSPVPVRTCARGIDPDHLMAQLTPLVRALSAETGVPRPATAVVGAAGLSTLGDALRAELPGALAREFGVRTTALVADAVTAYVGALGPRPGAVVAAGTGLIAIGTDLTTWQRADGWGHLLGDCGSGAWIGRAGLEAALRAYDGRPGGSAALLARAEERFGPMTGLPGLLYPRQDRPAVLASFAPQVAACAEDDPVAAGVLRDAARHMAESAAAVCPVGGEPRIALTGGLFRMGDPLLVPLERELARLLPHALRVPAEGDPLDGAVRIATELAAGTLTLPREESLFSVESPT, via the coding sequence GTGACCGTCGGCGCCGGTCCGGCCGACGGAGCCGGGACCGGCACCGCGGTCGGCTCCGGCAGCGGCATCCTCGCCGTGGACTCGGGCGGTTCCGGTCTCCGGGTCGTGCTGGGGACCGCCGAGCGCGGTGCCCTCGCCCAGCGCTCGTCCCCGGTGCCCGTGCGCACCTGCGCACGGGGCATCGACCCGGACCACCTGATGGCACAACTGACACCGCTGGTCAGGGCGTTGTCGGCCGAGACCGGTGTCCCCCGGCCCGCCACGGCGGTCGTGGGCGCGGCGGGGCTCAGCACCTTGGGCGACGCGCTGCGCGCCGAGCTCCCGGGCGCCCTGGCGCGGGAGTTCGGCGTCCGTACGACCGCGCTCGTCGCCGACGCCGTCACCGCCTATGTCGGCGCGCTCGGACCGCGGCCGGGCGCCGTGGTGGCCGCGGGTACGGGCCTGATCGCGATCGGTACGGACCTGACTACATGGCAGCGGGCGGACGGCTGGGGCCATCTGCTGGGCGACTGCGGCAGCGGCGCCTGGATCGGGCGGGCCGGTCTGGAAGCCGCCCTGCGCGCGTACGACGGGCGTCCCGGCGGGTCGGCCGCGCTGCTGGCCCGGGCCGAGGAGCGGTTCGGGCCGATGACCGGGCTGCCCGGTCTGCTGTACCCGCGTCAGGACCGCCCGGCCGTCCTCGCCTCCTTCGCGCCGCAGGTGGCCGCCTGCGCCGAGGACGACCCGGTCGCCGCCGGCGTTCTGCGCGACGCGGCCCGGCACATGGCCGAGTCGGCCGCCGCCGTCTGCCCGGTCGGCGGAGAGCCCCGGATCGCTCTCACCGGCGGCCTGTTCAGGATGGGCGACCCCCTCCTCGTCCCCCTGGAGAGGGAACTCGCGCGGCTGCTGCCGCATGCCCTGCGGGTGCCCGCCGAGGGCGATCCGCTGGACGGCGCCGTGCGCATCGCCACCGAACTGGCGGCGGGCACGCTCACGCTGCCGAGGGAGGAAAGTCTGTTCTCGGTGGAGAGCCCCACCTGA
- a CDS encoding uracil-DNA glycosylase has protein sequence MAPRPLHEIVEPGWAEALGPVAGKIAEMGDFLRAEIAAGRTYLPAGQNVLRAFQQPFDDVRVLIVGQDPYPTPGHAVGLSFSVAPEVRPLPGSLINIYRELNTDLGLPQPSDGDLTPWTRQGVLLLNRALTTAPRKPAAHRGKGWEEVTEQAIRALAARGKPLVSILWGRDARNLRPLLGDLPSVESAHPSPMSADRGFFGSRPFSRANDLLVRQGGQPVDWRLP, from the coding sequence GTGGCACCACGACCCTTGCATGAAATCGTCGAACCGGGCTGGGCCGAGGCCCTTGGACCTGTCGCCGGGAAGATCGCCGAGATGGGCGACTTCCTGCGCGCGGAGATCGCCGCGGGACGCACCTACCTCCCTGCCGGACAGAACGTCCTGCGGGCCTTCCAGCAGCCGTTCGACGACGTCCGCGTCCTGATCGTCGGACAGGACCCGTATCCGACGCCCGGGCACGCGGTGGGTCTGTCGTTCTCGGTCGCCCCGGAGGTCCGCCCGCTGCCCGGCAGCCTGATCAACATATACCGGGAGCTGAACACCGACCTGGGCCTGCCCCAGCCGTCCGACGGCGACCTGACGCCGTGGACGCGGCAGGGGGTGCTGCTGCTCAACAGGGCGCTCACCACGGCCCCGCGCAAGCCGGCCGCGCATCGCGGGAAGGGCTGGGAGGAGGTCACCGAGCAGGCGATCCGGGCGCTGGCGGCGCGCGGCAAGCCCCTGGTGTCCATCCTGTGGGGCCGGGACGCCCGCAACCTGCGTCCACTGCTCGGGGACCTGCCCTCGGTGGAGTCCGCGCACCCCTCCCCCATGTCGGCGGACCGGGGCTTCTTCGGCTCACGGCCGTTCAGCAGGGCGAACGACCTGCTGGTCCGGCAGGGAGGTCAGCCGGTGGACTGGCGCCTGCCGTGA
- a CDS encoding lactonase family protein, whose translation MADLGGRRRRAFIGSFTAAGGPGIVAAAVDPVSGALTVLSSVNGVPDPSYLALSATGDTLYAVSETADGAVAAYRVTGDAPEQTGPPVPVGGSGPTHLSVFDGHVLTANYGSGSVTAVPVRADGTLARVASGVLRHTGSGPHTRRQQGPHAHQVQPDPSGRWAVSVDLGTDSVRVCALRDGSPVLHREHALRPGSGPRHLAFHPGGGYAYVVNELTPTVTVCRWDASDGSLKPLSEAAVLPGAPAGDAYPSGLVVSPDGRFVWTATRGEDVLSVFAVEGAGEALRLVGTVPCAGHWPRAVAESGGFLYVANERSGDVTWFSLDPATGLPRRAGSIAVPAASCVVLG comes from the coding sequence GTGGCAGACCTCGGCGGAAGGCGACGGCGGGCGTTCATCGGCTCGTTCACGGCGGCTGGAGGGCCCGGGATCGTGGCCGCCGCCGTGGACCCGGTCAGCGGTGCGCTCACCGTCCTGAGCAGCGTGAACGGCGTCCCCGACCCCTCGTATCTGGCCCTGTCGGCCACCGGGGACACGCTGTACGCGGTCAGCGAGACGGCGGACGGCGCGGTGGCCGCGTACCGGGTGACGGGCGACGCGCCGGAGCAGACCGGGCCGCCCGTGCCGGTCGGCGGCAGCGGCCCCACGCACCTCAGCGTGTTCGACGGACACGTGCTCACCGCCAACTACGGCTCCGGCAGCGTCACCGCCGTCCCGGTCCGCGCCGACGGCACCCTCGCCCGCGTCGCCTCCGGCGTCCTCCGGCACACCGGCTCGGGCCCGCACACACGACGCCAGCAGGGCCCGCACGCCCACCAGGTGCAGCCGGACCCGAGCGGGCGCTGGGCGGTCAGTGTGGACCTCGGGACGGATTCCGTGCGGGTGTGCGCCCTGCGCGACGGCAGCCCCGTCCTGCACCGGGAGCACGCGCTGCGCCCCGGCTCGGGGCCGCGCCACCTGGCCTTCCATCCGGGAGGCGGGTACGCCTACGTGGTCAACGAACTCACCCCGACCGTCACCGTCTGCCGCTGGGATGCCTCGGACGGCTCGCTGAAGCCGCTGTCCGAGGCCGCCGTCCTGCCCGGCGCCCCGGCCGGGGACGCCTACCCCTCGGGCCTCGTCGTCTCGCCCGACGGCCGGTTCGTCTGGACCGCGACCCGAGGCGAGGACGTGCTCTCCGTGTTCGCCGTGGAGGGCGCGGGCGAGGCGCTGCGGCTGGTCGGGACCGTGCCCTGCGCCGGACACTGGCCGCGGGCCGTCGCCGAGTCCGGCGGTTTCCTCTATGTCGCGAACGAACGCTCGGGCGACGTCACCTGGTTCTCCCTCGACCCGGCGACCGGCCTGCCCCGGCGCGCCGGCTCGATCGCGGTCCCCGCCGCCTCCTGCGTGGTCCTCGGCTGA
- a CDS encoding sirohydrochlorin chelatase — MSSPTGPASGLPVRMPRPRQPGRHRRPEPLAAPEGAPALVLAVPGPPSAATRGLAEEIVSIARSELPGLDARIGYLDGDDTGFPTLQAVLAHAAGERTARFEQARAAGLDVKEPDGPVGVVVPLLAGPDGALLRQVRQAVMESRIAAELTDVLGPHPLLAEALHVRLSEAGLARADRARLFTVATAADGIILASVGGEEAVQAAGITGMLLAARLAVPVMAAALDQEGSIASVAEQLRSSGSQQLALAPYLIGPEIDATLIEEAAREAGCAAAEALGPYPAIGKLALAKYTTALGIAPPQPQGAPVR, encoded by the coding sequence ATGAGCTCCCCCACTGGGCCCGCGTCCGGCCTGCCAGTACGAATGCCGCGGCCTCGCCAGCCTGGGCGGCACCGCCGACCCGAGCCGCTGGCGGCTCCCGAGGGCGCGCCCGCGCTCGTCCTCGCGGTGCCTGGTCCGCCGAGCGCCGCCACCCGTGGCCTCGCCGAGGAGATCGTGAGCATCGCCCGCTCCGAGCTGCCCGGCCTCGACGCACGCATCGGCTACCTGGACGGGGACGACACCGGTTTCCCCACCCTCCAGGCCGTTCTCGCGCACGCCGCCGGCGAACGCACCGCCCGCTTCGAGCAGGCCCGTGCCGCCGGACTGGACGTCAAGGAGCCCGACGGCCCGGTCGGCGTCGTGGTGCCGCTGCTGGCCGGTCCCGACGGCGCCCTGCTGCGCCAGGTCCGCCAGGCCGTCATGGAGAGCCGGATCGCGGCCGAGCTGACCGATGTGCTCGGCCCGCACCCGCTGCTCGCCGAGGCCCTGCACGTGCGGCTGTCCGAGGCGGGTCTGGCCCGCGCCGACCGCGCCCGGCTGTTCACCGTGGCCACGGCCGCGGACGGCATCATCCTCGCCTCCGTGGGCGGCGAGGAGGCCGTGCAGGCCGCCGGGATCACCGGCATGCTGCTCGCCGCGCGCCTCGCCGTGCCCGTGATGGCCGCGGCCCTCGACCAGGAGGGCTCCATCGCCTCCGTCGCGGAGCAGCTGCGCTCCTCCGGCTCCCAGCAGCTGGCGCTGGCGCCCTACCTGATCGGCCCGGAGATCGACGCCACGCTGATCGAGGAGGCCGCCAGGGAAGCCGGTTGCGCCGCCGCCGAGGCGCTCGGCCCGTACCCGGCCATCGGCAAGCTCGCGCTGGCCAAGTACACGACCGCCCTCGGTATCGCCCCGCCGCAGCCCCAGGGCGCGCCGGTGCGCTGA
- a CDS encoding WD40/YVTN/BNR-like repeat-containing protein has product MVGCRLAGVWGKDVKDTAEVIGMTEALLAVGTRKGLFIGRRRGGAWEFDESPYFNAQAIYSVAIDTRGDRPRLLAGGDSAHWGPSVFHSDDLGRTWTEPAAPAVKFPQDTEASLERVWQLHPAAAEPDVVYAGTEPAALYRSRDRGESFELVRPLWEHPTRSKWVPGGGGEGLHTVLTDSRDPRSVTVAVSTAGVFRTSDGGASWAPANSGVAAVFLPDPNPEFGQCVHKVARDAANPDRLYLQNHWGVYRSDDKGGRWIDIGAGLPSTFGFAVAAHPTRGDTAYVFPINADADRVPADHRCRVFRTADAGRSWEPLTAGLPQEDHYGTVLRDALCTDDGDPAGVYFGNRNGEVFASADDGDSWRQLASHLPDVLCVRAAVTG; this is encoded by the coding sequence GTGGTGGGGTGCAGACTGGCCGGTGTCTGGGGCAAGGACGTCAAAGACACCGCGGAGGTGATCGGCATGACCGAGGCACTGCTCGCCGTGGGCACGCGCAAAGGCCTGTTCATCGGGCGTCGGCGCGGTGGCGCATGGGAGTTCGACGAATCCCCCTACTTCAACGCACAGGCGATCTACTCGGTCGCCATCGACACCCGCGGCGACCGCCCGCGGCTGCTGGCCGGCGGCGACAGCGCGCACTGGGGCCCGTCGGTGTTCCACTCCGACGACCTCGGCCGGACCTGGACCGAACCGGCCGCCCCCGCCGTCAAGTTCCCGCAGGACACGGAGGCCTCGCTGGAGCGGGTGTGGCAGCTACACCCGGCGGCCGCCGAACCGGACGTGGTGTACGCGGGCACGGAACCGGCGGCGCTGTACCGCTCGCGGGACCGCGGCGAGAGCTTCGAGCTGGTCCGACCGCTGTGGGAGCACCCCACCCGCTCGAAGTGGGTGCCGGGCGGTGGCGGGGAGGGCCTGCACACGGTCCTCACCGACAGCCGCGACCCGCGGTCGGTGACCGTGGCCGTGTCGACGGCCGGGGTGTTCCGCACGAGCGACGGCGGCGCGAGCTGGGCGCCGGCCAACTCCGGTGTCGCCGCGGTGTTCCTGCCGGATCCGAACCCGGAGTTCGGCCAGTGCGTGCACAAGGTGGCGAGGGACGCGGCGAACCCGGACCGCCTCTACCTCCAGAACCACTGGGGGGTCTACCGGAGCGACGACAAGGGCGGGCGGTGGATCGACATCGGCGCGGGCCTGCCCTCCACCTTCGGCTTCGCCGTCGCCGCGCACCCGACGCGCGGGGACACGGCGTACGTGTTCCCGATCAACGCCGACGCGGACCGGGTGCCCGCCGACCACCGGTGCCGGGTCTTCCGTACCGCGGACGCGGGCCGGAGCTGGGAGCCGCTCACGGCGGGCCTGCCGCAGGAGGACCACTACGGCACAGTGCTGCGCGACGCGCTCTGCACGGACGACGGGGATCCGGCTGGCGTGTACTTCGGCAACCGCAACGGCGAGGTGTTCGCCTCGGCCGACGACGGCGACAGCTGGCGGCAGTTGGCCTCGCACCTGCCGGACGTCCTGTGCGTACGGGCCGCGGTGACCGGATGA